From Nocardioides sp. HDW12B, the proteins below share one genomic window:
- a CDS encoding NUDIX domain-containing protein, with translation MPAAYVLLTRDGPSGPEVLLQQRGPATTYMAGHWATAAAGHVEAGESVLGAAVREAREELGVELDPDALEPLTAMHRTDPGNPAPIEQRVDFFFTVRSWSGEPAIQEPEKCVDLRWVSPAVPPAPMVPHEHAVLALLAAGQVPAVVTFGF, from the coding sequence GTGCCGGCCGCCTACGTGCTGCTCACGCGTGACGGCCCGTCCGGGCCCGAGGTGCTCCTGCAGCAGCGCGGGCCCGCGACGACGTACATGGCGGGCCACTGGGCCACTGCCGCCGCCGGCCACGTCGAGGCCGGCGAGTCCGTGCTCGGTGCCGCCGTGCGCGAGGCCCGCGAGGAGCTGGGCGTCGAGCTCGACCCCGACGCCCTGGAGCCGCTGACGGCCATGCACCGCACGGATCCGGGCAACCCCGCTCCCATCGAGCAGCGGGTCGACTTCTTCTTCACGGTGCGCTCGTGGTCCGGCGAGCCGGCCATCCAGGAGCCGGAGAAGTGCGTCGACCTGCGGTGGGTCTCCCCCGCCGTGCCGCCCGCGCCGATGGTGCCCCACGAGCACGCGGTGCTGGCGCTGCTCGCCGCCGGTCAGGTCCCGGCCGTGGTGACCTTCGGCTTCTGA
- the dapF gene encoding diaminopimelate epimerase, which yields MTDAIRFLKGHGTENDFVLLPDPDGVLGQPTPELVRALCDRRAGLGADGVMRVVRTAATDDPAAVAARGQAEWFMDYHNADGSTSEMCGNGVRVFAEHLRREGAVDATAPLPIATRGGVRTLTWTEGRFTVDMGTPEVTDAPTWVTANGGRWTARTISMGNPHAVALVDDLADAGALTEQPGYDAAVYPDGVNAEFVVRVGPHHVAMRVHERGSGETRSCGTGACAVMVASALADGNGPGSTYVVDVPGGRLEVTWTEDGRTLLTGPAVLVAEGYWFA from the coding sequence GTGACCGACGCGATCCGCTTCCTCAAGGGACACGGGACCGAGAACGACTTCGTCCTCCTCCCCGACCCCGACGGCGTCCTCGGACAGCCGACGCCGGAGCTGGTGCGCGCGCTGTGCGACCGCCGCGCCGGGCTGGGCGCCGACGGCGTCATGCGGGTCGTGCGCACGGCGGCCACGGACGACCCCGCCGCCGTCGCCGCTCGTGGGCAGGCGGAGTGGTTCATGGACTACCACAACGCCGACGGCTCGACCTCGGAGATGTGCGGCAACGGCGTCCGGGTCTTCGCCGAGCACCTGCGCCGCGAGGGCGCCGTCGACGCCACCGCGCCTCTGCCGATCGCCACCCGCGGGGGCGTGCGGACCCTGACCTGGACCGAGGGGCGTTTCACCGTCGACATGGGCACGCCCGAGGTCACCGACGCGCCCACCTGGGTGACGGCCAACGGCGGCCGGTGGACCGCGCGGACCATCAGCATGGGCAACCCGCACGCCGTCGCCCTCGTCGACGACCTGGCCGACGCCGGAGCGCTCACCGAGCAGCCCGGCTACGACGCCGCGGTCTACCCCGACGGCGTCAACGCCGAGTTCGTCGTCCGGGTCGGGCCGCACCACGTCGCGATGCGGGTGCACGAGCGCGGCTCGGGGGAGACCCGCTCCTGCGGCACCGGCGCCTGCGCCGTCATGGTCGCCAGCGCCCTCGCCGACGGGAACGGACCCGGGTCGACGTACGTCGTGGACGTGCCGGGCGGGCGGCTCGAGGTGACCTGGACCGAGGACGGGCGCACGCTGCTGACCGGTCCTGCGGTGCTCGTCGCGGAAGGTTATTGGTTCGCCTGA
- the miaB gene encoding tRNA (N6-isopentenyl adenosine(37)-C2)-methylthiotransferase MiaB, whose amino-acid sequence MTATPETVASANPAGPRTYEVRTYGCQMNVHDSERLTGLLEDAGYAKAPSETQADVVVFNTCAVRENADNRLYGNLGHLAPVKAANPGMQIAVGGCLAQKDRSEITRKAPWVDVVFGTHNIGSLPVLLERARVQEEAQVEILESLEVFPSTLPTRRESAYAAWVSVSVGCNNTCTFCIVPSLRGKEKDRRPGEILAEIEALVAEGVSEVTLLGQNVNAYGVEFGDRQAFSKLLRACGEIEGLERVRFTSPHPAEFTDDVIHAMAETPNVMPQLHMPLQSGSDRVLKAMRRSYRQSKFLGIIDRVREAMPEAAISTDIIVGFPGETEEDFLDTLDVVRRARFANAFTFQYSKRPGTPAADLPDQLPKAVVQERYERLVTLVNDIAWEENKARVGTVVELLVSEGEGRKDAATHRRTGRARDNRLVHFEVDPDGVSTGSTDVPRPGDVVEVLITSAAPHHLMSDAPLRSLRRTRSGDAWEARTSTPTASGTLLGLPSVGVPAPLPAATGCSVG is encoded by the coding sequence ATGACTGCCACGCCTGAGACCGTCGCCTCCGCCAATCCTGCCGGCCCCCGCACCTACGAGGTGCGCACCTACGGCTGCCAGATGAACGTCCACGACTCCGAGCGCCTCACCGGGCTGCTGGAGGACGCCGGCTACGCCAAGGCGCCGAGCGAGACGCAGGCCGACGTGGTCGTGTTCAACACCTGCGCGGTGCGCGAGAACGCCGACAACCGGCTCTACGGCAACCTCGGCCACCTGGCGCCGGTGAAGGCCGCGAACCCCGGCATGCAGATCGCCGTCGGCGGCTGCCTGGCGCAGAAGGACCGCAGCGAGATCACCCGCAAGGCGCCCTGGGTCGACGTCGTCTTCGGCACCCACAACATCGGCTCGCTGCCGGTGCTGCTGGAGCGCGCGCGGGTGCAGGAGGAGGCCCAGGTCGAGATCCTCGAGTCCCTCGAGGTCTTCCCGAGCACGCTGCCGACGCGACGCGAGTCGGCGTACGCCGCCTGGGTGTCGGTGTCGGTGGGCTGCAACAACACCTGCACGTTCTGCATCGTCCCGAGCCTGCGCGGCAAGGAGAAGGACCGCCGGCCCGGCGAGATCCTCGCCGAGATCGAGGCGCTGGTCGCCGAGGGCGTCAGCGAGGTCACGCTGCTCGGCCAGAACGTCAACGCGTACGGCGTCGAGTTCGGCGACCGCCAGGCCTTCAGCAAGCTGCTGCGGGCGTGCGGGGAGATCGAGGGGCTCGAGCGGGTGCGTTTCACCAGCCCCCACCCGGCGGAGTTCACCGACGACGTCATCCACGCGATGGCCGAGACCCCCAACGTGATGCCGCAGCTGCACATGCCGCTGCAGTCCGGCTCGGACCGGGTGCTCAAGGCGATGCGTCGCTCCTACCGCCAGTCGAAGTTCCTCGGCATCATCGACCGCGTCCGCGAGGCCATGCCCGAGGCCGCGATCAGCACCGACATCATCGTGGGCTTCCCGGGCGAGACCGAGGAGGACTTCCTCGACACCCTCGACGTCGTACGACGAGCGCGGTTCGCCAACGCCTTCACGTTCCAGTACTCCAAGCGCCCCGGCACGCCGGCCGCGGACCTGCCCGACCAGCTGCCCAAGGCGGTCGTGCAGGAGCGCTACGAGCGGCTCGTGACCCTGGTCAACGACATCGCCTGGGAGGAGAACAAGGCGCGCGTCGGCACCGTCGTCGAGCTGCTGGTCTCCGAGGGGGAGGGGCGCAAGGACGCCGCCACCCACCGCCGCACCGGCCGGGCGCGCGACAACCGACTCGTCCACTTCGAGGTCGACCCGGACGGGGTCTCGACGGGCTCGACCGACGTGCCGCGCCCCGGCGACGTCGTCGAGGTCCTCATCACCTCCGCCGCGCCGCACCACCTGATGTCGGACGCCCCGCTGCGCAGCCTGCGCCGCACCCGCTCCGGCGACGCCTGGGAGGCCCGGACCTCCACCCCGACCGCGTCGGGCACGTTGCTGGGTCTGCCCTCGGTCGGCGTCCCGGCGCCGCTCCCGGCCGCGACCGGCTGCTCGGTCGGCTAG
- a CDS encoding antitoxin, producing the protein MGFLDKARKAATKAVDQHGDKISKAIDQGAAVADKKTGGKHRDKIRKAQGQAKVQLDKLDGKNDDLR; encoded by the coding sequence ATGGGATTCCTGGACAAGGCACGCAAGGCCGCCACCAAGGCCGTCGACCAGCACGGCGACAAGATCTCCAAGGCCATCGACCAGGGCGCCGCCGTGGCCGACAAGAAGACCGGCGGCAAGCACCGCGACAAGATCCGCAAGGCCCAGGGGCAGGCGAAGGTCCAGCTCGACAAGCTCGACGGCAAGAACGACGACCTCCGCTGA
- a CDS encoding holin, protein MFTWMFWRSAVERAVKSFAQSLAACLGASGAGLWEVEWTTVLAVAGMTTLLSLLSSVASAPVGADHHSPSLLPAPGGPAGPAGPAAAPAGAVPQQRAPEHLQPAAG, encoded by the coding sequence ATGTTCACCTGGATGTTCTGGCGGTCCGCGGTCGAACGGGCCGTCAAGTCGTTCGCGCAGTCCCTGGCCGCCTGTCTCGGCGCCAGCGGAGCCGGCCTGTGGGAGGTGGAGTGGACGACGGTCCTGGCCGTCGCGGGCATGACGACGTTGCTGTCGCTGCTCAGCTCCGTGGCCTCGGCGCCGGTGGGCGCCGACCACCACAGCCCGTCACTGCTGCCGGCACCGGGCGGACCCGCCGGACCCGCCGGGCCCGCCGCCGCCCCGGCCGGGGCCGTGCCCCAGCAGCGCGCGCCGGAGCACCTGCAGCCCGCTGCCGGCTGA
- a CDS encoding SRPBCC family protein produces the protein MSSTYTVERSRVVDAPADRVYQLVADFEQWTRWSPWEDVDPQMERRYSGADSGVGAVYSWAGNRKAGSGRMEISRADEPRLVEIALEFEKPFKSSNLTVFTIDPLEPAAGADEGRSKVTWRMTGPRPLLLKLLSPVMNMEKIVGTDFEKGLARLAEVARPKPAG, from the coding sequence ATGTCTTCGACCTACACCGTGGAACGTTCCCGCGTCGTCGACGCGCCCGCCGACCGCGTCTACCAGCTCGTGGCGGACTTCGAGCAGTGGACCCGCTGGTCGCCGTGGGAGGACGTCGACCCGCAGATGGAGCGTCGCTACAGCGGCGCCGACTCCGGCGTCGGGGCCGTCTACAGCTGGGCCGGCAACCGCAAGGCCGGCTCGGGACGCATGGAGATCAGCCGCGCCGACGAGCCCCGCCTCGTCGAGATCGCGCTCGAGTTCGAGAAGCCGTTCAAGTCGAGCAACCTCACCGTCTTCACCATCGACCCCTTGGAGCCGGCCGCCGGCGCCGACGAGGGCCGCTCGAAGGTGACCTGGCGCATGACCGGCCCCCGCCCCCTGCTGCTCAAGCTGCTGAGCCCGGTCATGAACATGGAGAAGATCGTCGGCACCGACTTCGAGAAGGGCCTCGCCCGGCTCGCCGAGGTCGCCCGCCCCAAGCCCGCCGGCTGA
- the miaA gene encoding tRNA (adenosine(37)-N6)-dimethylallyltransferase MiaA has product MSTDPRAEALPPVVAVVGSTAVGKSDLALELALRLGGEVVNTDAMQLYRGMDIGTAKLPPDERRGVPHHLLDVLGVTERASVAVFQREARAVIADCRARGVVPVLVGGSALYTRAVLDRFEFPGTDPAVRARWEDELERVGAPALHARLAEADPAAALAVLPTNGRRVVRALEVIEVTGRPFSATLPRKEYVDPRTVQLGVDADRTSVDDRVGRRVERMWRDGLLDEVRDLAARGLREGSTAGRAIGYREALDHLDGVLTAEEARAATALATRRFARRQESWFRKDERVTWLAHDAPDLPERAVAAVRDLGHHVVGGA; this is encoded by the coding sequence GTGAGCACCGACCCGCGCGCCGAGGCCCTGCCACCGGTCGTGGCGGTGGTCGGGTCGACGGCGGTCGGGAAGTCGGACCTGGCGCTGGAGCTCGCGCTGCGTCTGGGTGGGGAGGTCGTCAACACCGACGCGATGCAGCTCTACCGCGGCATGGACATCGGCACCGCCAAGCTGCCGCCGGACGAGCGCCGCGGGGTCCCGCACCACCTCCTCGACGTCCTCGGGGTCACCGAGCGGGCCTCGGTCGCGGTCTTCCAGCGCGAGGCGCGCGCGGTGATCGCCGACTGCCGGGCCCGCGGCGTCGTACCGGTGCTGGTCGGAGGCTCGGCGCTCTACACCCGCGCCGTGCTGGACCGCTTCGAGTTCCCCGGCACCGACCCTGCGGTCCGGGCGCGCTGGGAGGACGAGCTCGAGCGCGTCGGCGCACCTGCGCTGCACGCGCGGCTGGCGGAGGCCGACCCGGCCGCGGCCCTGGCCGTGCTGCCCACCAACGGACGCCGCGTCGTGCGCGCGCTGGAGGTCATCGAGGTGACCGGTCGACCGTTCAGCGCCACCCTCCCGCGCAAGGAGTACGTCGACCCGCGCACGGTCCAGCTCGGGGTGGACGCCGACCGCACGAGCGTCGACGACCGCGTCGGCCGGCGGGTGGAGCGGATGTGGCGCGACGGCCTGCTGGACGAGGTCCGCGACCTGGCCGCGCGGGGGCTGCGCGAGGGCTCGACGGCCGGACGTGCCATCGGCTACCGCGAGGCGCTCGACCACCTCGACGGGGTGCTGACCGCCGAGGAGGCGCGCGCCGCGACGGCGCTGGCCACCCGACGCTTCGCACGCCGTCAGGAGTCCTGGTTCCGCAAGGACGAGCGCGTCACCTGGCTCGCCCACGACGCACCCGACCTGCCCGAGCGGGCCGTCGCGGCGGTGCGTGACCTCGGACACCACGTCGTCGGCGGTGCGTGA
- a CDS encoding toxin-antitoxin system HicB family antitoxin: MDITPYVEGLRRDLLIAAEGAGEEVRTAVERLTYALDPSARLALMEAVSQAAAEITAALPETVPSAGVDVRLDGRELDFVVHPAVPAMPAPPAPPAPPTAPTPDVDDGVVRLTLRIPESLKARAEEAAEQAGQSLNTWLVGAVRDATRTDAVRIDVDLSSIPFGEGFPFHRGGRNARRMTGWV, from the coding sequence ATGGACATCACGCCGTACGTCGAAGGCCTCCGCCGCGACCTGCTGATCGCCGCCGAGGGAGCCGGTGAGGAGGTCCGCACCGCCGTCGAGCGGCTGACCTACGCGCTCGACCCCTCCGCCCGCCTCGCCCTCATGGAGGCCGTCAGCCAGGCGGCGGCGGAGATCACCGCTGCCCTGCCGGAGACCGTGCCGTCAGCCGGTGTCGACGTCCGGCTCGACGGACGCGAGCTCGACTTCGTCGTCCACCCGGCCGTCCCGGCCATGCCGGCACCTCCGGCTCCCCCCGCGCCCCCGACCGCCCCGACGCCCGACGTCGACGACGGCGTCGTCCGGCTCACCCTGCGCATCCCGGAGTCGCTCAAGGCGCGCGCCGAGGAGGCTGCGGAGCAGGCCGGCCAGTCGCTGAACACCTGGCTCGTCGGGGCCGTCCGCGACGCCACCCGGACCGACGCGGTCCGCATCGACGTCGACCTCTCGAGCATCCCCTTCGGTGAGGGCTTCCCCTTCCACCGCGGCGGTCGCAACGCCCGCCGCATGACCGGGTGGGTCTGA
- a CDS encoding superoxide dismutase: MRTRIVALATALLLAPATVASTGAAQAAPGSGTAGPTPDRIELPRGWQPEGITTDGQKLYVGSLATGAILRANPRTGTTSVLPRSATGKPAVGVEADRRRGVIWVAGGEAGEIRAQSAASGRVLATYPLPTAMRFVNDLVVTRDAVYATDSMNQELAVVRLDGKQVPASGPAELLPLTGDLVYGAGFNANGIVASGGYLVLVQSAKGLLFRVDPLTGDTEQIDLGGYLVTNGDGLEIDGDRLYVVRNRDNLIAVVDLAADLLSREVTDELTSDDVDVPTTVALLRGSLYAVNARFGNPSPATADYWITRLDAPRG, encoded by the coding sequence GTGCGCACACGGATCGTCGCCCTCGCCACCGCCCTGCTGCTCGCCCCCGCCACGGTCGCGTCGACCGGTGCGGCCCAGGCCGCCCCCGGCTCCGGCACTGCCGGTCCGACCCCGGACCGCATCGAGTTGCCGCGCGGCTGGCAGCCGGAGGGCATCACCACCGACGGGCAGAAGCTGTACGTCGGCTCGCTCGCCACCGGCGCCATCCTGCGGGCCAACCCGCGCACCGGCACCACCTCCGTGCTGCCCCGCAGCGCGACCGGCAAGCCCGCGGTCGGCGTCGAGGCCGACCGGCGGCGCGGCGTCATCTGGGTCGCCGGCGGCGAGGCCGGGGAGATCCGGGCCCAGTCGGCCGCCTCGGGCCGGGTGCTGGCGACCTACCCGCTGCCGACGGCGATGCGCTTCGTCAACGACCTCGTCGTGACCCGCGACGCCGTCTACGCCACCGACTCGATGAACCAGGAGCTGGCGGTGGTCCGGCTCGACGGCAAGCAGGTGCCGGCCTCCGGACCGGCCGAGCTGCTGCCGCTGACCGGGGACCTCGTCTACGGCGCCGGGTTCAACGCCAACGGCATCGTGGCCAGCGGCGGCTACCTGGTGCTGGTGCAGTCGGCCAAGGGGCTGCTGTTCCGCGTCGACCCGCTCACCGGCGACACCGAGCAGATCGACCTCGGCGGCTACCTCGTGACCAACGGCGACGGGCTCGAGATCGACGGCGACCGGCTCTACGTCGTCCGCAACCGCGACAACCTCATCGCGGTGGTCGACCTCGCCGCCGACCTGCTCAGCCGCGAGGTCACCGACGAGCTGACCAGCGACGACGTCGACGTGCCCACGACGGTGGCGCTCCTGCGGGGCTCGCTGTACGCCGTGAACGCCCGCTTCGGCAACCCGTCACCGGCGACCGCCGACTACTGGATCACCCGGCTCGACGCGCCCCGCGGCTGA
- the hflX gene encoding GTPase HflX: protein MTTRKNLALDGTRDDVETDSVVTGDGSVELDDTWTPDDDALDADHADDDDADDLDDVDGADDSLDSDEWGDDPEETDGDWDLEARYALKRVGGLRTELEDITEVEYRQLRLERVVLVGVWTEGTNTDAENSLAELAALAETAGSEVLEAIYQRRQKPDPATYIGRGKVEALAEIVQHTGADTVILDGELAPSQLRNLEDKVKVKVVDRTALILDIFAQHAKSREGQAQVELAQLNYMKQRLRGWGGNLSRQAGGRVAGGAGIGGRGPGETKIETDRRRINTKIAKLRAELRHMRTTRDTKRSERKRHAIPAVAIAGYTNAGKSSLLNRLTDAGVLVEDALFATLDPTTRRTTTRDGRVYTLSDTVGFVRHLPHQLVEAFRSTLEEVADADLIVHVVDGSHVDPEGQLAAVREVFAEIGASQVPELVVINKADAADPLVVARVLAAEPHSVVVSARTGEGIAEALAAIETDLPRPGVEFEALLPYERGDLLNRIHTSGEVATVEHTGEGTVVTGRVNEDLAGELQPYLV from the coding sequence ATGACCACGCGCAAGAACCTCGCCCTCGACGGCACCCGTGACGACGTCGAGACCGACTCCGTCGTGACCGGCGACGGGTCGGTGGAGCTCGACGACACCTGGACCCCCGACGACGACGCGCTCGACGCCGACCACGCCGACGACGACGACGCCGACGACCTCGACGACGTGGACGGCGCGGACGACTCGCTGGACTCCGACGAGTGGGGAGACGACCCGGAGGAGACCGACGGCGACTGGGACCTCGAGGCCCGCTACGCGCTCAAGCGCGTCGGCGGCCTGCGGACCGAGCTCGAGGACATCACCGAGGTCGAGTACCGCCAGCTCCGGCTCGAGCGCGTCGTGCTCGTCGGGGTCTGGACCGAGGGCACCAACACCGACGCGGAGAACTCGCTGGCCGAGCTCGCGGCGCTGGCCGAGACGGCCGGCTCGGAGGTGCTGGAGGCGATCTACCAGCGCCGGCAGAAGCCGGACCCGGCGACGTACATCGGGCGCGGCAAGGTCGAGGCGCTCGCCGAGATCGTGCAGCACACCGGCGCGGACACCGTCATCCTCGACGGCGAGCTCGCGCCCAGCCAGCTGCGCAACCTCGAGGACAAGGTCAAGGTCAAGGTCGTCGACCGGACCGCGCTGATCCTCGACATCTTCGCCCAGCACGCCAAGTCCCGCGAGGGCCAGGCCCAGGTCGAGCTGGCTCAGCTCAACTACATGAAGCAGCGCCTGCGCGGCTGGGGCGGCAACCTCTCGCGCCAGGCCGGTGGCCGCGTCGCCGGCGGTGCGGGCATCGGCGGTCGTGGCCCCGGTGAGACCAAGATCGAGACCGACCGTCGTCGCATCAACACCAAGATCGCGAAGCTGCGCGCCGAGCTGCGTCACATGCGCACGACCCGCGACACCAAGCGGTCCGAGCGCAAGCGCCACGCCATCCCGGCGGTGGCGATCGCCGGCTACACCAACGCCGGCAAGTCGTCGTTGCTCAACCGGCTCACCGACGCCGGGGTGCTGGTCGAGGACGCGCTGTTCGCGACGCTGGACCCCACGACACGGCGTACGACGACGCGCGACGGCCGGGTCTACACGCTCTCCGACACCGTCGGGTTCGTGCGCCACCTGCCCCACCAGCTCGTCGAGGCGTTCCGCTCGACGTTGGAGGAGGTCGCCGACGCCGACCTGATCGTGCACGTCGTCGACGGCTCGCACGTCGACCCCGAGGGTCAGCTCGCAGCCGTGCGCGAGGTCTTCGCCGAGATCGGTGCCAGCCAGGTCCCCGAGCTGGTCGTCATCAACAAGGCCGACGCCGCCGACCCGCTGGTCGTCGCCCGGGTGCTGGCCGCCGAGCCGCACTCCGTGGTCGTGTCGGCGCGCACGGGGGAGGGGATCGCCGAGGCGCTGGCCGCGATCGAGACCGACCTGCCGCGACCGGGCGTCGAGTTCGAGGCGCTGCTGCCCTACGAGCGGGGCGACCTGCTCAACCGGATCCACACCAGCGGCGAGGTCGCGACGGTGGAGCACACCGGCGAGGGCACGGTCGTCACCGGGCGGGTCAACGAGGACCTGGCCGGGGAGCTGCAGCCCTACCTGGTCTGA
- a CDS encoding DUF4097 family beta strand repeat-containing protein, producing MTQHRFTTPAPVTLDVENGSGRVAVHAGDVTETTVTVSGRHAEEVEVRHEGDVVAVRVPRTRLGFFSGDQSLDVDVMLPTGSRLDLRVGSAQVTSEGPVGEARVRSGSGDVTLDEVSGSASVETGSGTSRVGRVGEDLAVRSGSGSVAVREVGGTLNVMSGSGDVTVGTAGSKTVVRTGSGDLELGETSGAVTLTTGSGDLTVRHARAGRLSAKGGSGDVRVAVPRGLPVWTDITSMTGRVRSDLESVGAPAEGDPHLEVLARTMSGDVVLTHV from the coding sequence ATGACGCAGCACCGATTCACCACGCCGGCCCCGGTCACCCTGGACGTCGAGAACGGCAGCGGCCGGGTGGCCGTGCACGCCGGTGACGTCACCGAGACCACGGTCACGGTCAGCGGCCGGCACGCCGAGGAGGTCGAGGTCCGGCACGAGGGCGATGTCGTCGCGGTGCGGGTCCCCCGCACCCGCCTCGGCTTCTTCTCCGGCGACCAGTCGCTCGACGTCGACGTCATGCTGCCCACGGGCAGCCGCCTGGACCTCCGCGTCGGCAGCGCCCAGGTCACGTCCGAGGGACCCGTCGGCGAGGCCCGGGTCCGCTCCGGCTCGGGCGACGTCACCCTCGACGAGGTCAGCGGCTCGGCGTCGGTCGAGACCGGCTCCGGCACCAGCCGCGTCGGCCGGGTCGGCGAGGACCTCGCCGTGCGCAGCGGGTCGGGCTCCGTCGCCGTCCGTGAGGTCGGCGGGACGCTCAACGTCATGTCCGGCTCCGGCGACGTCACCGTCGGCACGGCCGGGTCGAAGACCGTCGTGCGCACCGGCTCCGGCGACCTCGAGCTCGGTGAGACCTCCGGCGCCGTCACGCTGACCACCGGGAGCGGCGACCTCACCGTCCGCCACGCGCGCGCCGGTCGGCTGTCGGCCAAGGGCGGCTCGGGCGACGTGCGCGTCGCGGTCCCCCGTGGCCTGCCCGTGTGGACCGACATCACCTCGATGACGGGCCGGGTCCGCTCCGACCTCGAGAGCGTCGGCGCCCCCGCCGAGGGCGACCCGCACCTCGAGGTGCTCGCCCGCACCATGAGCGGCGACGTCGTCCTCACCCACGTCTGA